A stretch of the Macaca mulatta isolate MMU2019108-1 chromosome 16, T2T-MMU8v2.0, whole genome shotgun sequence genome encodes the following:
- the ARRB2 gene encoding beta-arrestin-2 isoform X3 has product MGGGSGRGLGRSQTRTPRRGSGGRTPGSLGTAIRGRTRRSSRIMRVFKKSSPNCKLTVYLGKRDFVDHLDKVDPVDGVVLVDPDYLKDRKVFVTLTCAFRYGREDLDVLGLSFRKDLFIATYQAFPPVPNPPRPATRLQDRLLRKLGQHAHPFFFTVRMPLPSEGQGAGLGLSGVGIPQNLPCSVTLQPGPEDTGKACGVDFEIRAFCAKSLEEKSHKRNSVRLVIRKVQFAPEKPGPQPSAETTRHFLMSDRSLHLEASLDKELYYHGEPLNVNVHVTNNSTKTVKKIKVSVRQYADICLFSTAQYKCPVAQLEQDDQVSPSSTFCKVYTITPLLSDNREKRGLALDGKLKHEDTNLASSTIVKEGANKEVLGILVSYRVKVKLVVSRGGDVSVELPFVLMHPKPRDHTPLPRPQSAPTPTPPLPIPPAAPETDVPVDTNLIEFDTNYATDDDIVFEDFARLRLKGMKDDDYDDQLC; this is encoded by the exons ATGGGCGGCGGCTCGGGGCGGGGGCTGGGACGGTCCCAGACGAGGACGCCGCGGAGAGGATCTGGGGGCCGGACGCCTGGGTCCCTAGGGACAGCCATCCGGGGCCGCACGCGCAGGTCCTCGAGGATAATGAG GGTCTTCAAGAAGTCGAGCCCTAACTGCAAG CTCACCGTGTACTTGGGCAAGCGGGACTTCGTAGATCACCTGGACAAGGTGGACCCTGTAG ATGGCGTGGTGCTTGTGGACCCTGACTACCTGAAGGACCGCAAAG TGTTTGTGACCCTCACCTGCGCCTTCCGCTATGGCCGTGAAGACCTGGATGTGCTGGGCTTGTCCTTCCGTAAAGACCTGTTCATCGCCACCTACCAGGCCTTCCCCCCGGTGCCCAACCCGCCCCGGCCTGCCACCCGCCTGCAGGACCGGCTGCTGAGGAAGCTTGGCCAGCATGCACACCCCTTCTTCTTCACCGTGAGGATGCCCCTGCCCTCTGAGGGccagggggctgggctgggactGTCTGGGGTGGGG ATACCCCAGAATCTTCCATGCTCTGTCACACTGCAGCCAGGACCAGAGGACACAGGGAAG GCCTGCGGCGTAGACTTTGAGATTCGAGCCTTCTGTGCTAAATCACTAGAGGAGAAAAGCCACAAAAG gaaCTCTGTGCGACTGGTGATCCGAAAGGTGCAGTTTGCCCCAGAGAAACCCGGCCCCCAGCCTTCAGCAGAAACCACACGCCACTTCCTCATGTCTGACCGGTCCCTGCACCTCGAGGCTTCCCTGGACAAGGAG CTGTACTACCATGGGGAGCCCCTCAATGTAAATGTCCACGTCACCAACAACTCCACCAAGACCGTCAAGAAGATCAAAGTCTCTG TGAGACAGTACGCCGACATCTGCCTCTTCAGCACCGCCCAGTACAAGTGTCCCGTGGCTCAACTCGAACAAGA TGACCAGGTATCTCCCAGCTCCACGTTCTGTAAGGTGTACACCATCACCCCGCTGCTCAGTGACAACCGGGAGAAGCGGGGTCTCGCCCTGGATGGGAAACTCAAACACGAGGACACCAACCTGGCTTCCAGCACCAT CGTGAAGGAGGGTGCCAACAAGGAGGTGCTGGGAATCCTGGTGTCCTACAGGGTCAAGGTGAAGCTGGTGGTGTCTCGAGGCGG ggATGTGTCTGTGGAGCTGCCTTTTGTTCTTATGCACCCCAAGCCCCGCGACCACACCCCCCTCCCCAGACCCCAGTCAG cacccacccccacaccccctcTTCCCATCCCCCCAGCCGCTCCGGAGACAGACGTCCCCGTGGACACCAACCTCATTGAATTTGATACCAA CTATGCCACAGATGATGACATTGTGTTTGAGGACTTTGCCCGGCTTCGGCTGAAGGGGATGAAGGATGACGACTATGATGACCAACTCTGCTAG
- the ARRB2 gene encoding beta-arrestin-2 isoform X5 codes for MGGGSGRGLGRSQTRTPRRGSGGRTPGSLGTAIRGRTRRSSRIMRVFKKSSPNCKLTVYLGKRDFVDHLDKVDPVDGVVLVDPDYLKDRKVFVTLTCAFRYGREDLDVLGLSFRKDLFIATYQAFPPVPNPPRPATRLQDRLLRKLGQHAHPFFFTIPQNLPCSVTLQPGPEDTGKACGVDFEIRAFCAKSLEEKSHKRNSVRLVIRKVQFAPEKPGPQPSAETTRHFLMSDRSLHLEASLDKELYYHGEPLNVNVHVTNNSTKTVKKIKVSVRQYADICLFSTAQYKCPVAQLEQDDQVSPSSTFCKVYTITPLLSDNREKRGLALDGKLKHEDTNLASSTIVKEGANKEVLGILVSYRVKVKLVVSRGGDVSVELPFVLMHPKPRDHTPLPRPQSAPTPTPPLPIPPAAPETDVPVDTNLIEFDTNYATDDDIVFEDFARLRLKGMKDDDYDDQLC; via the exons ATGGGCGGCGGCTCGGGGCGGGGGCTGGGACGGTCCCAGACGAGGACGCCGCGGAGAGGATCTGGGGGCCGGACGCCTGGGTCCCTAGGGACAGCCATCCGGGGCCGCACGCGCAGGTCCTCGAGGATAATGAG GGTCTTCAAGAAGTCGAGCCCTAACTGCAAG CTCACCGTGTACTTGGGCAAGCGGGACTTCGTAGATCACCTGGACAAGGTGGACCCTGTAG ATGGCGTGGTGCTTGTGGACCCTGACTACCTGAAGGACCGCAAAG TGTTTGTGACCCTCACCTGCGCCTTCCGCTATGGCCGTGAAGACCTGGATGTGCTGGGCTTGTCCTTCCGTAAAGACCTGTTCATCGCCACCTACCAGGCCTTCCCCCCGGTGCCCAACCCGCCCCGGCCTGCCACCCGCCTGCAGGACCGGCTGCTGAGGAAGCTTGGCCAGCATGCACACCCCTTCTTCTTCACC ATACCCCAGAATCTTCCATGCTCTGTCACACTGCAGCCAGGACCAGAGGACACAGGGAAG GCCTGCGGCGTAGACTTTGAGATTCGAGCCTTCTGTGCTAAATCACTAGAGGAGAAAAGCCACAAAAG gaaCTCTGTGCGACTGGTGATCCGAAAGGTGCAGTTTGCCCCAGAGAAACCCGGCCCCCAGCCTTCAGCAGAAACCACACGCCACTTCCTCATGTCTGACCGGTCCCTGCACCTCGAGGCTTCCCTGGACAAGGAG CTGTACTACCATGGGGAGCCCCTCAATGTAAATGTCCACGTCACCAACAACTCCACCAAGACCGTCAAGAAGATCAAAGTCTCTG TGAGACAGTACGCCGACATCTGCCTCTTCAGCACCGCCCAGTACAAGTGTCCCGTGGCTCAACTCGAACAAGA TGACCAGGTATCTCCCAGCTCCACGTTCTGTAAGGTGTACACCATCACCCCGCTGCTCAGTGACAACCGGGAGAAGCGGGGTCTCGCCCTGGATGGGAAACTCAAACACGAGGACACCAACCTGGCTTCCAGCACCAT CGTGAAGGAGGGTGCCAACAAGGAGGTGCTGGGAATCCTGGTGTCCTACAGGGTCAAGGTGAAGCTGGTGGTGTCTCGAGGCGG ggATGTGTCTGTGGAGCTGCCTTTTGTTCTTATGCACCCCAAGCCCCGCGACCACACCCCCCTCCCCAGACCCCAGTCAG cacccacccccacaccccctcTTCCCATCCCCCCAGCCGCTCCGGAGACAGACGTCCCCGTGGACACCAACCTCATTGAATTTGATACCAA CTATGCCACAGATGATGACATTGTGTTTGAGGACTTTGCCCGGCTTCGGCTGAAGGGGATGAAGGATGACGACTATGATGACCAACTCTGCTAG
- the ARRB2 gene encoding beta-arrestin-2 isoform X8 — protein MGGGSGRGLGRSQTRTPRRGSGGRTPGSLGTAIRGRTRRSSRIMRVFKKSSPNCKLTVYLGKRDFVDHLDKVDPVDGVVLVDPDYLKDRKVFVTLTCAFRYGREDLDVLGLSFRKDLFIATYQAFPPVPNPPRPATRLQDRLLRKLGQHAHPFFFTIPQNLPCSVTLQPGPEDTGKACGVDFEIRAFCAKSLEEKSHKRNSVRLVIRKVQFAPEKPGPQPSAETTRHFLMSDRSLHLEASLDKELYYHGEPLNVNVHVTNNSTKTVKKIKVSVRQYADICLFSTAQYKCPVAQLEQDDQVSPSSTFCKVYTITPLLSDNREKRGLALDGKLKHEDTNLASSTIVKEGANKEVLGILVSYRVKVKLVVSRGGDVSVELPFVLMHPKPRDHTPLPRPQSAAPETDVPVDTNLIEFDTNYATDDDIVFEDFARLRLKGMKDDDYDDQLC, from the exons ATGGGCGGCGGCTCGGGGCGGGGGCTGGGACGGTCCCAGACGAGGACGCCGCGGAGAGGATCTGGGGGCCGGACGCCTGGGTCCCTAGGGACAGCCATCCGGGGCCGCACGCGCAGGTCCTCGAGGATAATGAG GGTCTTCAAGAAGTCGAGCCCTAACTGCAAG CTCACCGTGTACTTGGGCAAGCGGGACTTCGTAGATCACCTGGACAAGGTGGACCCTGTAG ATGGCGTGGTGCTTGTGGACCCTGACTACCTGAAGGACCGCAAAG TGTTTGTGACCCTCACCTGCGCCTTCCGCTATGGCCGTGAAGACCTGGATGTGCTGGGCTTGTCCTTCCGTAAAGACCTGTTCATCGCCACCTACCAGGCCTTCCCCCCGGTGCCCAACCCGCCCCGGCCTGCCACCCGCCTGCAGGACCGGCTGCTGAGGAAGCTTGGCCAGCATGCACACCCCTTCTTCTTCACC ATACCCCAGAATCTTCCATGCTCTGTCACACTGCAGCCAGGACCAGAGGACACAGGGAAG GCCTGCGGCGTAGACTTTGAGATTCGAGCCTTCTGTGCTAAATCACTAGAGGAGAAAAGCCACAAAAG gaaCTCTGTGCGACTGGTGATCCGAAAGGTGCAGTTTGCCCCAGAGAAACCCGGCCCCCAGCCTTCAGCAGAAACCACACGCCACTTCCTCATGTCTGACCGGTCCCTGCACCTCGAGGCTTCCCTGGACAAGGAG CTGTACTACCATGGGGAGCCCCTCAATGTAAATGTCCACGTCACCAACAACTCCACCAAGACCGTCAAGAAGATCAAAGTCTCTG TGAGACAGTACGCCGACATCTGCCTCTTCAGCACCGCCCAGTACAAGTGTCCCGTGGCTCAACTCGAACAAGA TGACCAGGTATCTCCCAGCTCCACGTTCTGTAAGGTGTACACCATCACCCCGCTGCTCAGTGACAACCGGGAGAAGCGGGGTCTCGCCCTGGATGGGAAACTCAAACACGAGGACACCAACCTGGCTTCCAGCACCAT CGTGAAGGAGGGTGCCAACAAGGAGGTGCTGGGAATCCTGGTGTCCTACAGGGTCAAGGTGAAGCTGGTGGTGTCTCGAGGCGG ggATGTGTCTGTGGAGCTGCCTTTTGTTCTTATGCACCCCAAGCCCCGCGACCACACCCCCCTCCCCAGACCCCAGTCAG CCGCTCCGGAGACAGACGTCCCCGTGGACACCAACCTCATTGAATTTGATACCAA CTATGCCACAGATGATGACATTGTGTTTGAGGACTTTGCCCGGCTTCGGCTGAAGGGGATGAAGGATGACGACTATGATGACCAACTCTGCTAG
- the ARRB2 gene encoding beta-arrestin-2 isoform X7, with protein MGGGSGRGLGRSQTRTPRRGSGGRTPGSLGTAIRGRTRRVFKKSSPNCKLTVYLGKRDFVDHLDKVDPVDGVVLVDPDYLKDRKVFVTLTCAFRYGREDLDVLGLSFRKDLFIATYQAFPPVPNPPRPATRLQDRLLRKLGQHAHPFFFTIPQNLPCSVTLQPGPEDTGKACGVDFEIRAFCAKSLEEKSHKRNSVRLVIRKVQFAPEKPGPQPSAETTRHFLMSDRSLHLEASLDKELYYHGEPLNVNVHVTNNSTKTVKKIKVSVRQYADICLFSTAQYKCPVAQLEQDDQVSPSSTFCKVYTITPLLSDNREKRGLALDGKLKHEDTNLASSTIVKEGANKEVLGILVSYRVKVKLVVSRGGDVSVELPFVLMHPKPRDHTPLPRPQSAPTPTPPLPIPPAAPETDVPVDTNLIEFDTNYATDDDIVFEDFARLRLKGMKDDDYDDQLC; from the exons ATGGGCGGCGGCTCGGGGCGGGGGCTGGGACGGTCCCAGACGAGGACGCCGCGGAGAGGATCTGGGGGCCGGACGCCTGGGTCCCTAGGGACAGCCATCCGGGGCCGCACGCGCAG GGTCTTCAAGAAGTCGAGCCCTAACTGCAAG CTCACCGTGTACTTGGGCAAGCGGGACTTCGTAGATCACCTGGACAAGGTGGACCCTGTAG ATGGCGTGGTGCTTGTGGACCCTGACTACCTGAAGGACCGCAAAG TGTTTGTGACCCTCACCTGCGCCTTCCGCTATGGCCGTGAAGACCTGGATGTGCTGGGCTTGTCCTTCCGTAAAGACCTGTTCATCGCCACCTACCAGGCCTTCCCCCCGGTGCCCAACCCGCCCCGGCCTGCCACCCGCCTGCAGGACCGGCTGCTGAGGAAGCTTGGCCAGCATGCACACCCCTTCTTCTTCACC ATACCCCAGAATCTTCCATGCTCTGTCACACTGCAGCCAGGACCAGAGGACACAGGGAAG GCCTGCGGCGTAGACTTTGAGATTCGAGCCTTCTGTGCTAAATCACTAGAGGAGAAAAGCCACAAAAG gaaCTCTGTGCGACTGGTGATCCGAAAGGTGCAGTTTGCCCCAGAGAAACCCGGCCCCCAGCCTTCAGCAGAAACCACACGCCACTTCCTCATGTCTGACCGGTCCCTGCACCTCGAGGCTTCCCTGGACAAGGAG CTGTACTACCATGGGGAGCCCCTCAATGTAAATGTCCACGTCACCAACAACTCCACCAAGACCGTCAAGAAGATCAAAGTCTCTG TGAGACAGTACGCCGACATCTGCCTCTTCAGCACCGCCCAGTACAAGTGTCCCGTGGCTCAACTCGAACAAGA TGACCAGGTATCTCCCAGCTCCACGTTCTGTAAGGTGTACACCATCACCCCGCTGCTCAGTGACAACCGGGAGAAGCGGGGTCTCGCCCTGGATGGGAAACTCAAACACGAGGACACCAACCTGGCTTCCAGCACCAT CGTGAAGGAGGGTGCCAACAAGGAGGTGCTGGGAATCCTGGTGTCCTACAGGGTCAAGGTGAAGCTGGTGGTGTCTCGAGGCGG ggATGTGTCTGTGGAGCTGCCTTTTGTTCTTATGCACCCCAAGCCCCGCGACCACACCCCCCTCCCCAGACCCCAGTCAG cacccacccccacaccccctcTTCCCATCCCCCCAGCCGCTCCGGAGACAGACGTCCCCGTGGACACCAACCTCATTGAATTTGATACCAA CTATGCCACAGATGATGACATTGTGTTTGAGGACTTTGCCCGGCTTCGGCTGAAGGGGATGAAGGATGACGACTATGATGACCAACTCTGCTAG
- the ARRB2 gene encoding beta-arrestin-2 isoform X1, with protein MGGGSGRGLGRSQTRTPRRGSGGRTPGSLGTAIRGRTRRSSRIMRVFKKSSPNCKPLAAEAAQPEPATGWVGQAWVPKQITEEAARSKPCACSPPRAQPKLTVYLGKRDFVDHLDKVDPVDGVVLVDPDYLKDRKVFVTLTCAFRYGREDLDVLGLSFRKDLFIATYQAFPPVPNPPRPATRLQDRLLRKLGQHAHPFFFTVRMPLPSEGQGAGLGLSGVGIPQNLPCSVTLQPGPEDTGKACGVDFEIRAFCAKSLEEKSHKRNSVRLVIRKVQFAPEKPGPQPSAETTRHFLMSDRSLHLEASLDKELYYHGEPLNVNVHVTNNSTKTVKKIKVSVRQYADICLFSTAQYKCPVAQLEQDDQVSPSSTFCKVYTITPLLSDNREKRGLALDGKLKHEDTNLASSTIVKEGANKEVLGILVSYRVKVKLVVSRGGDVSVELPFVLMHPKPRDHTPLPRPQSAAPETDVPVDTNLIEFDTNYATDDDIVFEDFARLRLKGMKDDDYDDQLC; from the exons ATGGGCGGCGGCTCGGGGCGGGGGCTGGGACGGTCCCAGACGAGGACGCCGCGGAGAGGATCTGGGGGCCGGACGCCTGGGTCCCTAGGGACAGCCATCCGGGGCCGCACGCGCAGGTCCTCGAGGATAATGAG GGTCTTCAAGAAGTCGAGCCCTAACTGCAAG CCCCTTGCCGCAGAGGCTGCTCAGCCTGAGCCAGCCACAGGCTGGGTGGGGCAGGCCTGGGTCCCCAAGCAGATCACAGAGGAGGCGGCCAGAAGCAagccatgtgcctgtagccctCCTAGGGCCCAACCCAAG CTCACCGTGTACTTGGGCAAGCGGGACTTCGTAGATCACCTGGACAAGGTGGACCCTGTAG ATGGCGTGGTGCTTGTGGACCCTGACTACCTGAAGGACCGCAAAG TGTTTGTGACCCTCACCTGCGCCTTCCGCTATGGCCGTGAAGACCTGGATGTGCTGGGCTTGTCCTTCCGTAAAGACCTGTTCATCGCCACCTACCAGGCCTTCCCCCCGGTGCCCAACCCGCCCCGGCCTGCCACCCGCCTGCAGGACCGGCTGCTGAGGAAGCTTGGCCAGCATGCACACCCCTTCTTCTTCACCGTGAGGATGCCCCTGCCCTCTGAGGGccagggggctgggctgggactGTCTGGGGTGGGG ATACCCCAGAATCTTCCATGCTCTGTCACACTGCAGCCAGGACCAGAGGACACAGGGAAG GCCTGCGGCGTAGACTTTGAGATTCGAGCCTTCTGTGCTAAATCACTAGAGGAGAAAAGCCACAAAAG gaaCTCTGTGCGACTGGTGATCCGAAAGGTGCAGTTTGCCCCAGAGAAACCCGGCCCCCAGCCTTCAGCAGAAACCACACGCCACTTCCTCATGTCTGACCGGTCCCTGCACCTCGAGGCTTCCCTGGACAAGGAG CTGTACTACCATGGGGAGCCCCTCAATGTAAATGTCCACGTCACCAACAACTCCACCAAGACCGTCAAGAAGATCAAAGTCTCTG TGAGACAGTACGCCGACATCTGCCTCTTCAGCACCGCCCAGTACAAGTGTCCCGTGGCTCAACTCGAACAAGA TGACCAGGTATCTCCCAGCTCCACGTTCTGTAAGGTGTACACCATCACCCCGCTGCTCAGTGACAACCGGGAGAAGCGGGGTCTCGCCCTGGATGGGAAACTCAAACACGAGGACACCAACCTGGCTTCCAGCACCAT CGTGAAGGAGGGTGCCAACAAGGAGGTGCTGGGAATCCTGGTGTCCTACAGGGTCAAGGTGAAGCTGGTGGTGTCTCGAGGCGG ggATGTGTCTGTGGAGCTGCCTTTTGTTCTTATGCACCCCAAGCCCCGCGACCACACCCCCCTCCCCAGACCCCAGTCAG CCGCTCCGGAGACAGACGTCCCCGTGGACACCAACCTCATTGAATTTGATACCAA CTATGCCACAGATGATGACATTGTGTTTGAGGACTTTGCCCGGCTTCGGCTGAAGGGGATGAAGGATGACGACTATGATGACCAACTCTGCTAG
- the ARRB2 gene encoding beta-arrestin-2 isoform X2: protein MGGGSGRGLGRSQTRTPRRGSGGRTPGSLGTAIRGRTRRVFKKSSPNCKPLAAEAAQPEPATGWVGQAWVPKQITEEAARSKPCACSPPRAQPKLTVYLGKRDFVDHLDKVDPVDGVVLVDPDYLKDRKVFVTLTCAFRYGREDLDVLGLSFRKDLFIATYQAFPPVPNPPRPATRLQDRLLRKLGQHAHPFFFTIPQNLPCSVTLQPGPEDTGKACGVDFEIRAFCAKSLEEKSHKRNSVRLVIRKVQFAPEKPGPQPSAETTRHFLMSDRSLHLEASLDKELYYHGEPLNVNVHVTNNSTKTVKKIKVSVRQYADICLFSTAQYKCPVAQLEQDDQVSPSSTFCKVYTITPLLSDNREKRGLALDGKLKHEDTNLASSTIVKEGANKEVLGILVSYRVKVKLVVSRGGDVSVELPFVLMHPKPRDHTPLPRPQSAAPETDVPVDTNLIEFDTNYATDDDIVFEDFARLRLKGMKDDDYDDQLC, encoded by the exons ATGGGCGGCGGCTCGGGGCGGGGGCTGGGACGGTCCCAGACGAGGACGCCGCGGAGAGGATCTGGGGGCCGGACGCCTGGGTCCCTAGGGACAGCCATCCGGGGCCGCACGCGCAG GGTCTTCAAGAAGTCGAGCCCTAACTGCAAG CCCCTTGCCGCAGAGGCTGCTCAGCCTGAGCCAGCCACAGGCTGGGTGGGGCAGGCCTGGGTCCCCAAGCAGATCACAGAGGAGGCGGCCAGAAGCAagccatgtgcctgtagccctCCTAGGGCCCAACCCAAG CTCACCGTGTACTTGGGCAAGCGGGACTTCGTAGATCACCTGGACAAGGTGGACCCTGTAG ATGGCGTGGTGCTTGTGGACCCTGACTACCTGAAGGACCGCAAAG TGTTTGTGACCCTCACCTGCGCCTTCCGCTATGGCCGTGAAGACCTGGATGTGCTGGGCTTGTCCTTCCGTAAAGACCTGTTCATCGCCACCTACCAGGCCTTCCCCCCGGTGCCCAACCCGCCCCGGCCTGCCACCCGCCTGCAGGACCGGCTGCTGAGGAAGCTTGGCCAGCATGCACACCCCTTCTTCTTCACC ATACCCCAGAATCTTCCATGCTCTGTCACACTGCAGCCAGGACCAGAGGACACAGGGAAG GCCTGCGGCGTAGACTTTGAGATTCGAGCCTTCTGTGCTAAATCACTAGAGGAGAAAAGCCACAAAAG gaaCTCTGTGCGACTGGTGATCCGAAAGGTGCAGTTTGCCCCAGAGAAACCCGGCCCCCAGCCTTCAGCAGAAACCACACGCCACTTCCTCATGTCTGACCGGTCCCTGCACCTCGAGGCTTCCCTGGACAAGGAG CTGTACTACCATGGGGAGCCCCTCAATGTAAATGTCCACGTCACCAACAACTCCACCAAGACCGTCAAGAAGATCAAAGTCTCTG TGAGACAGTACGCCGACATCTGCCTCTTCAGCACCGCCCAGTACAAGTGTCCCGTGGCTCAACTCGAACAAGA TGACCAGGTATCTCCCAGCTCCACGTTCTGTAAGGTGTACACCATCACCCCGCTGCTCAGTGACAACCGGGAGAAGCGGGGTCTCGCCCTGGATGGGAAACTCAAACACGAGGACACCAACCTGGCTTCCAGCACCAT CGTGAAGGAGGGTGCCAACAAGGAGGTGCTGGGAATCCTGGTGTCCTACAGGGTCAAGGTGAAGCTGGTGGTGTCTCGAGGCGG ggATGTGTCTGTGGAGCTGCCTTTTGTTCTTATGCACCCCAAGCCCCGCGACCACACCCCCCTCCCCAGACCCCAGTCAG CCGCTCCGGAGACAGACGTCCCCGTGGACACCAACCTCATTGAATTTGATACCAA CTATGCCACAGATGATGACATTGTGTTTGAGGACTTTGCCCGGCTTCGGCTGAAGGGGATGAAGGATGACGACTATGATGACCAACTCTGCTAG
- the ARRB2 gene encoding beta-arrestin-2 isoform X9, with amino-acid sequence MGGGSGRGLGRSQTRTPRRGSGGRTPGSLGTAIRGRTRRVFKKSSPNCKLTVYLGKRDFVDHLDKVDPVDGVVLVDPDYLKDRKVFVTLTCAFRYGREDLDVLGLSFRKDLFIATYQAFPPVPNPPRPATRLQDRLLRKLGQHAHPFFFTIPQNLPCSVTLQPGPEDTGKACGVDFEIRAFCAKSLEEKSHKRNSVRLVIRKVQFAPEKPGPQPSAETTRHFLMSDRSLHLEASLDKELYYHGEPLNVNVHVTNNSTKTVKKIKVSVRQYADICLFSTAQYKCPVAQLEQDDQVSPSSTFCKVYTITPLLSDNREKRGLALDGKLKHEDTNLASSTIVKEGANKEVLGILVSYRVKVKLVVSRGGDVSVELPFVLMHPKPRDHTPLPRPQSAAPETDVPVDTNLIEFDTNYATDDDIVFEDFARLRLKGMKDDDYDDQLC; translated from the exons ATGGGCGGCGGCTCGGGGCGGGGGCTGGGACGGTCCCAGACGAGGACGCCGCGGAGAGGATCTGGGGGCCGGACGCCTGGGTCCCTAGGGACAGCCATCCGGGGCCGCACGCGCAG GGTCTTCAAGAAGTCGAGCCCTAACTGCAAG CTCACCGTGTACTTGGGCAAGCGGGACTTCGTAGATCACCTGGACAAGGTGGACCCTGTAG ATGGCGTGGTGCTTGTGGACCCTGACTACCTGAAGGACCGCAAAG TGTTTGTGACCCTCACCTGCGCCTTCCGCTATGGCCGTGAAGACCTGGATGTGCTGGGCTTGTCCTTCCGTAAAGACCTGTTCATCGCCACCTACCAGGCCTTCCCCCCGGTGCCCAACCCGCCCCGGCCTGCCACCCGCCTGCAGGACCGGCTGCTGAGGAAGCTTGGCCAGCATGCACACCCCTTCTTCTTCACC ATACCCCAGAATCTTCCATGCTCTGTCACACTGCAGCCAGGACCAGAGGACACAGGGAAG GCCTGCGGCGTAGACTTTGAGATTCGAGCCTTCTGTGCTAAATCACTAGAGGAGAAAAGCCACAAAAG gaaCTCTGTGCGACTGGTGATCCGAAAGGTGCAGTTTGCCCCAGAGAAACCCGGCCCCCAGCCTTCAGCAGAAACCACACGCCACTTCCTCATGTCTGACCGGTCCCTGCACCTCGAGGCTTCCCTGGACAAGGAG CTGTACTACCATGGGGAGCCCCTCAATGTAAATGTCCACGTCACCAACAACTCCACCAAGACCGTCAAGAAGATCAAAGTCTCTG TGAGACAGTACGCCGACATCTGCCTCTTCAGCACCGCCCAGTACAAGTGTCCCGTGGCTCAACTCGAACAAGA TGACCAGGTATCTCCCAGCTCCACGTTCTGTAAGGTGTACACCATCACCCCGCTGCTCAGTGACAACCGGGAGAAGCGGGGTCTCGCCCTGGATGGGAAACTCAAACACGAGGACACCAACCTGGCTTCCAGCACCAT CGTGAAGGAGGGTGCCAACAAGGAGGTGCTGGGAATCCTGGTGTCCTACAGGGTCAAGGTGAAGCTGGTGGTGTCTCGAGGCGG ggATGTGTCTGTGGAGCTGCCTTTTGTTCTTATGCACCCCAAGCCCCGCGACCACACCCCCCTCCCCAGACCCCAGTCAG CCGCTCCGGAGACAGACGTCCCCGTGGACACCAACCTCATTGAATTTGATACCAA CTATGCCACAGATGATGACATTGTGTTTGAGGACTTTGCCCGGCTTCGGCTGAAGGGGATGAAGGATGACGACTATGATGACCAACTCTGCTAG
- the ARRB2 gene encoding beta-arrestin-2 isoform X17, whose product MPLPSEGQGAGLGLSGVGIPQNLPCSVTLQPGPEDTGKACGVDFEIRAFCAKSLEEKSHKRNSVRLVIRKVQFAPEKPGPQPSAETTRHFLMSDRSLHLEASLDKELYYHGEPLNVNVHVTNNSTKTVKKIKVSVRQYADICLFSTAQYKCPVAQLEQDDQVSPSSTFCKVYTITPLLSDNREKRGLALDGKLKHEDTNLASSTIVKEGANKEVLGILVSYRVKVKLVVSRGGDVSVELPFVLMHPKPRDHTPLPRPQSAAPETDVPVDTNLIEFDTNYATDDDIVFEDFARLRLKGMKDDDYDDQLC is encoded by the exons ATGCCCCTGCCCTCTGAGGGccagggggctgggctgggactGTCTGGGGTGGGG ATACCCCAGAATCTTCCATGCTCTGTCACACTGCAGCCAGGACCAGAGGACACAGGGAAG GCCTGCGGCGTAGACTTTGAGATTCGAGCCTTCTGTGCTAAATCACTAGAGGAGAAAAGCCACAAAAG gaaCTCTGTGCGACTGGTGATCCGAAAGGTGCAGTTTGCCCCAGAGAAACCCGGCCCCCAGCCTTCAGCAGAAACCACACGCCACTTCCTCATGTCTGACCGGTCCCTGCACCTCGAGGCTTCCCTGGACAAGGAG CTGTACTACCATGGGGAGCCCCTCAATGTAAATGTCCACGTCACCAACAACTCCACCAAGACCGTCAAGAAGATCAAAGTCTCTG TGAGACAGTACGCCGACATCTGCCTCTTCAGCACCGCCCAGTACAAGTGTCCCGTGGCTCAACTCGAACAAGA TGACCAGGTATCTCCCAGCTCCACGTTCTGTAAGGTGTACACCATCACCCCGCTGCTCAGTGACAACCGGGAGAAGCGGGGTCTCGCCCTGGATGGGAAACTCAAACACGAGGACACCAACCTGGCTTCCAGCACCAT CGTGAAGGAGGGTGCCAACAAGGAGGTGCTGGGAATCCTGGTGTCCTACAGGGTCAAGGTGAAGCTGGTGGTGTCTCGAGGCGG ggATGTGTCTGTGGAGCTGCCTTTTGTTCTTATGCACCCCAAGCCCCGCGACCACACCCCCCTCCCCAGACCCCAGTCAG CCGCTCCGGAGACAGACGTCCCCGTGGACACCAACCTCATTGAATTTGATACCAA CTATGCCACAGATGATGACATTGTGTTTGAGGACTTTGCCCGGCTTCGGCTGAAGGGGATGAAGGATGACGACTATGATGACCAACTCTGCTAG